The genomic stretch TTAGATGGAATTTGTTCTGAGAATTTCTTCTTCGATGGAGCTTTGCCATTCAAGTCGTTCACGGAGGGTTTTATGAAACACTATTCAGATGCCTTGGATGACTTAGGGGTGGATGACCGGTTCAAAGAGATATTTCACAGTAGAGTAGGCAAACTTTGGGAGTCGGGTGTGGCAGCTTGTAAACCGAAGAAGAGAGGCTTGAATGTACTCAACCACGGGGATGTGTGGAGCAATAACATGATGTTCAAGTATGACAGTTGCGGAAATGTGGTGGATGTGAAGTTCTTTGACTATCAAAGAACAAGATTTGGTTCTCCAGTGCTCGATCTGATCTATTTCCTCTGGACTAGTGGAAACAGTGAAGTCATGGAGTCCAGACAGAAGGAACTCTACAGCGTCTACCGGGACACCCTCAATAGCACTCTGGAGCTTCTGGATTGTGAAGAACGCCTCTCTGAAGAAGAGCTCCAGCAGGATCTAGAATCAAACACGGACTGGGCTCTCATTGTTATGTGTTTCGTAGTAACTTTTACTGTCGCTGAGCCAGACTCCGCGCTGGACATGGAGGCTATAAGTTCAAAAAATGTAGAAAACGATAATAATAGGAACCAGATACATCGAGTGTTAAATGGAAATCTAATGAAAACCTTGGCACCTCGTCTCGCAAGGAACTATCAACAATGGGTCAACTCTATGGGcaaataacaacagtttttaagTGCATACTCTCGTGGTTTTTGAGCACAGGTATACTTTTTTCACaactatttcataaa from Homalodisca vitripennis isolate AUS2020 chromosome 2, UT_GWSS_2.1, whole genome shotgun sequence encodes the following:
- the LOC124356212 gene encoding uncharacterized protein LOC124356212 translates to MDQNIPIWLNESFLATALQRGEKEENEISIVDYAVEPATSLGSNYSSYLFRVRVVHTLQDSNQNSTTCLIIKVPITEGFFKEMSQLVDYFGREPIMYGNRLPIMFNKINHEFGPKSFHCPIKNVLVLEDLKAAGYVVGDKIKQLDYPHCEMVMKTLAKFHATSVACYHDGEQFLDGICSENFFFDGALPFKSFTEGFMKHYSDALDDLGVDDRFKEIFHSRVGKLWESGVAACKPKKRGLNVLNHGDVWSNNMMFKYDSCGNVVDVKFFDYQRTRFGSPVLDLIYFLWTSGNSEVMESRQKELYSVYRDTLNSTLELLDCEERLSEEELQQDLESNTDWALIVMCFVVTFTVAEPDSALDMEAISSKNVENDNNRNQIHRVLNGNLMKTLAPRLARNYQQWVNSMGK